A region of Thermococcus barossii DNA encodes the following proteins:
- a CDS encoding ABC transporter permease, producing MGREEYKKNVLDKLSDAFIEALGSFISLFKKDWRRKNRSKMEEWKLMLYALNRSPPGLIGLALVLMFVFLGLFGPSLAPWSYRFFPSNYNFETYLAPPGSTYSMNVTELHEGNIIQYTATIHYLLGADHYGRDLVSLILYGARVSFVISIIVIALGVPLGIILGLIAGYYGGKVDELVMRITDVFLAFPALILAIAFSAVLPQRLQNFISAHEAVQSFVLWLFALKPQDAGNLGKLLAVILAMIIVWWPAYARITRGSTLTERENLYVEAARAIGLSSRTIMFKHILPNIIGPILVYITLDFGGVILMEAGLSFLGLGATPPIADWGRIVYDGSQYFPEKWWLVTFSGFMIMLVALGWNLLGDTMRDILDPKTRRSIEFKVKKAKKEGESNA from the coding sequence ATGGGAAGGGAGGAATACAAAAAGAACGTCCTCGATAAGCTCTCCGATGCCTTCATCGAAGCTCTTGGCTCATTCATCAGCCTCTTCAAAAAGGACTGGAGGAGAAAGAATCGCTCCAAGATGGAAGAGTGGAAGCTCATGCTCTACGCACTCAACCGTTCACCGCCGGGACTCATAGGCCTCGCCCTCGTGCTGATGTTCGTGTTCCTCGGTCTCTTCGGCCCCAGCCTCGCCCCCTGGAGCTACCGCTTCTTTCCGAGCAACTACAACTTTGAAACCTACCTGGCTCCCCCCGGCTCCACGTACAGCATGAACGTTACGGAGCTTCATGAGGGCAACATAATCCAGTACACCGCCACGATACACTACCTCCTCGGCGCGGATCACTACGGCAGGGACCTCGTCAGCCTCATCCTCTACGGTGCGAGGGTGTCATTCGTGATATCCATAATCGTCATCGCCCTTGGTGTCCCACTGGGCATCATCCTGGGTCTGATAGCGGGCTACTACGGCGGCAAGGTGGACGAGCTCGTCATGCGCATCACGGACGTTTTCCTGGCCTTTCCGGCACTTATTCTGGCTATAGCTTTCTCTGCCGTGCTCCCCCAGAGGCTTCAGAACTTCATCTCGGCCCACGAGGCCGTTCAGAGCTTCGTGCTGTGGCTATTCGCATTGAAACCGCAGGACGCGGGCAACCTCGGAAAGCTCCTGGCGGTCATACTGGCAATGATAATCGTCTGGTGGCCTGCATACGCGAGGATAACGCGCGGTTCGACCCTCACCGAGAGGGAGAACCTCTACGTCGAGGCCGCCCGTGCCATCGGGCTCAGCTCCAGGACGATAATGTTCAAACACATCCTGCCCAACATCATCGGCCCGATACTGGTCTACATAACCCTTGACTTCGGTGGCGTAATCCTCATGGAGGCCGGCCTGAGCTTCCTCGGTCTCGGTGCAACGCCACCCATAGCGGACTGGGGAAGGATAGTCTACGACGGTTCCCAGTACTTCCCGGAGAAGTGGTGGCTGGTCACATTCTCGGGCTTCATGATAATGCTCGTCGCCCTTGGCTGGAACCTGCTCGGCGACACGATGAGGGATATCCTCGACCCGAAGACAAGGAGGAGCATAGAGTTCAAGGTCAAGAAGGCCAAGAAGGAGGGTGAGAGCAATGCCTGA
- a CDS encoding ABC transporter ATP-binding protein: protein MSEPILEVKNLKKYFPIRGLFRTEGYVKAVDDVSFTINRGETFGLVGESGCGKTTTGRTILRLIEPTDGQIIFQGKDVTKLKGEEMKWFRRKAQIMFQDPYSSLNPRQTVFEIIMEPVKFHGIEVDDPEDFVIKLLESVGLNEMHLYRYPHEFSGGQRQRIALARLLALRPEFIVLDEPTSALDVSVQANILNTMKDLQKRFGFTYLFISHDLGVVKYMSHRMGVMYLGKLVEVGPAEEIFENPLHPYTKFLLSAIPVPDPELARELKKKRMKVEGEPPSPINPPQGCRFHPRCPLAKAGLCDKKEPPLIEVESGHYVACWLYGKA, encoded by the coding sequence ATGAGCGAGCCGATACTCGAGGTTAAGAACCTCAAGAAGTACTTCCCCATCAGGGGGCTTTTCAGGACTGAGGGCTACGTCAAGGCCGTTGACGACGTCAGCTTCACCATAAACCGGGGTGAAACCTTCGGCCTCGTCGGCGAGAGCGGATGCGGGAAGACAACCACCGGGAGAACCATTCTCCGCCTCATAGAGCCAACCGACGGTCAAATCATCTTCCAGGGAAAGGACGTCACGAAGCTCAAGGGGGAGGAAATGAAGTGGTTCCGCAGGAAGGCCCAGATCATGTTCCAAGACCCCTACTCCTCACTCAACCCCAGGCAGACCGTCTTTGAAATAATCATGGAACCGGTTAAGTTCCACGGGATAGAGGTTGACGACCCCGAGGACTTCGTGATAAAGCTGCTGGAGAGCGTCGGCCTCAACGAGATGCATCTCTACCGCTATCCCCACGAATTCAGCGGCGGTCAGAGGCAGAGGATAGCCCTGGCCAGGCTTCTCGCGCTCAGACCGGAGTTCATAGTCCTGGATGAGCCCACCTCCGCCCTCGACGTTTCGGTTCAGGCCAACATACTCAACACGATGAAAGACCTCCAGAAACGGTTCGGCTTCACATACCTGTTCATCAGCCATGACCTTGGCGTCGTCAAGTACATGAGCCACAGAATGGGTGTTATGTATCTCGGGAAGCTGGTGGAGGTTGGCCCGGCCGAGGAGATATTCGAGAACCCGTTACACCCGTACACCAAGTTCCTGCTGTCGGCGATACCGGTTCCCGACCCTGAACTGGCGAGGGAGCTTAAGAAAAAGCGCATGAAGGTCGAGGGGGAGCCGCCCAGCCCAATAAACCCGCCGCAGGGCTGCCGCTTCCACCCGAGGTGTCCCCTCGCAAAGGCCGGGCTCTGCGACAAGAAGGAGCCACCCCTCATAGAGGTGGAGAGCGGCCACTACGTCGCCTGCTGGCTCTACGGAAAGGCATGA
- a CDS encoding RNA-binding domain-containing protein, with translation MTEELFEEVEVEAYVYPTEDIEKVKRAMLNLVHDLEFEAFDRGDYVILTGKTRSRKALQRLYELFRGQAILDTARSFLEEGYFGEEIIIRVNKQAAYAGVVNFNEESPLGPITIIIRTRDPGKLMKWLAPRTRDGVPIE, from the coding sequence ATGACTGAGGAACTTTTCGAAGAGGTTGAGGTCGAGGCCTACGTTTATCCGACGGAGGACATCGAGAAGGTCAAGAGGGCCATGCTGAACCTGGTTCACGATCTGGAGTTCGAGGCCTTCGATAGGGGTGACTACGTCATCCTCACCGGAAAGACGAGGAGCAGAAAGGCCCTTCAGAGGCTCTACGAGCTCTTCCGCGGACAGGCCATACTTGACACTGCGCGCTCGTTCCTTGAGGAGGGCTACTTCGGCGAGGAGATAATCATCAGGGTGAACAAGCAGGCCGCCTATGCGGGCGTGGTAAACTTCAACGAGGAAAGCCCTCTCGGCCCGATAACGATAATCATCAGAACCAGGGACCCGGGGAAGCTAATGAAGTGGCTCGCTCCGAGAACCAGGGACGGAGTGCCGATAGAGTAA
- a CDS encoding ATP-dependent DNA helicase: MRIEELPVDERVKRVIVERGIVELYPPQAEALKSGVLEGKNLVLAIPTASGKTLVSEIVMVNKLLKEGGKAVYLVPLKALAEEKYREFKAWEVLGIRVAATTGDYDSTDEWLGRYDIIIATSEKFDSLLRHGSGWIRDVKLIVADEVHLIGSYDRGATLEMILSHMLDKAQILALSATVGNAEELAEWLNAELVVSDWRPVELRKGVFHLGELFWEDGRIDRYPENWESLAIDAVKRGKQALVFVNTRRSAEKEALSLSSKISRLLTKPETRQLKELADSLEENPTNEKLGRAIRGGVAFHHAGLSRAERTMIEDAFREGLIKVITATPTLSAGINLPAFRVIIRDTKRYAGFGWTDIPVLEIQQMMGRAGRPKYDKVGEAIIVARTEDPRKLLERYVHGKPEKLFSMLANEQAFRSQILALITNFGVSSFRELISFLEKTFYFHQRKDTSSIEYKAKDVVYFLIENEFADMDMNDRFIPLPFGKRTSQLYIDPLTAKKFKDAFPAIERNPNPFGIFQLMASTPDMATLTARKREMEDYLDLAYEFEEKLYTNIPYYEDYRFQTFLSEVKTAKILLDWINEVPEARIYETYSIDPGDLYRILELADWLMYSLIELYKLFSPEKDVLDYLRDLHLRLRHGVREELLELVRLPNIGRKRARALYNAGFRTQEDIMRAKVRDLLEVEGIGMKVVEGLFKHFGVEMPKGAKKDSKKAEKARKGTLDAFLK, from the coding sequence ATGCGGATTGAGGAACTCCCGGTAGACGAGCGGGTTAAGCGGGTCATTGTCGAGAGGGGCATAGTCGAACTCTACCCGCCGCAGGCGGAAGCCCTGAAGAGCGGGGTTCTTGAGGGGAAGAACCTTGTTCTGGCCATCCCCACCGCGAGCGGAAAGACCCTGGTGAGCGAGATAGTCATGGTCAACAAGCTCCTGAAGGAGGGTGGCAAGGCGGTCTATCTCGTCCCCCTGAAGGCCCTCGCGGAGGAAAAGTACCGGGAGTTCAAGGCATGGGAGGTTCTTGGCATTCGCGTGGCCGCAACGACGGGCGACTACGACTCGACCGATGAGTGGCTCGGAAGGTACGACATAATCATCGCCACCTCCGAGAAGTTCGACTCACTCCTGAGGCACGGCTCGGGCTGGATAAGGGACGTCAAGCTCATCGTTGCAGACGAGGTTCACCTGATCGGCTCCTACGACAGGGGAGCGACGCTTGAGATGATACTCTCCCACATGCTCGATAAGGCACAGATACTCGCCCTGAGCGCAACCGTCGGCAACGCCGAGGAGCTGGCGGAGTGGCTCAACGCCGAACTGGTTGTGAGCGACTGGCGTCCGGTCGAGCTGAGGAAGGGCGTCTTCCACCTGGGAGAACTTTTCTGGGAGGACGGTAGAATAGACCGCTATCCCGAGAACTGGGAGAGCCTGGCGATTGACGCCGTCAAGAGGGGCAAACAGGCACTTGTCTTCGTCAACACCCGTCGCTCTGCCGAGAAGGAGGCCCTCTCACTGTCCTCCAAAATATCCCGCCTCCTCACGAAGCCGGAGACGAGGCAGCTTAAGGAACTGGCCGACTCACTGGAGGAAAACCCCACCAACGAGAAGCTCGGAAGGGCCATCAGAGGCGGCGTTGCCTTCCACCACGCGGGATTAAGCCGCGCTGAGAGGACCATGATAGAAGATGCCTTCCGTGAGGGATTGATTAAGGTAATAACAGCGACGCCGACCCTCAGCGCTGGAATAAACCTGCCCGCCTTCCGCGTCATAATCCGTGACACCAAGCGCTACGCCGGCTTCGGCTGGACAGACATCCCGGTCCTTGAGATACAGCAGATGATGGGCAGGGCGGGAAGGCCCAAGTACGATAAAGTGGGGGAGGCCATAATAGTTGCCAGAACCGAAGACCCCCGAAAGCTCCTGGAGCGGTACGTCCACGGAAAGCCCGAGAAGCTCTTCTCGATGCTCGCCAACGAACAGGCCTTCAGGAGCCAGATCCTTGCCTTGATAACGAACTTCGGTGTTTCAAGCTTCAGGGAGCTGATAAGCTTCCTTGAGAAGACCTTCTACTTCCACCAGAGGAAGGACACCAGTTCCATAGAGTACAAGGCGAAGGATGTGGTCTACTTCCTCATAGAAAACGAGTTCGCGGACATGGACATGAACGACCGCTTCATACCCCTGCCCTTTGGAAAGCGCACATCCCAGCTCTACATAGACCCCCTCACCGCCAAGAAATTCAAGGACGCCTTTCCGGCCATCGAGAGGAACCCCAACCCCTTCGGAATCTTCCAGCTGATGGCCTCGACGCCGGACATGGCGACGCTGACCGCCAGAAAGCGCGAGATGGAGGACTACCTCGACCTGGCCTACGAGTTTGAGGAGAAGCTCTACACGAACATCCCCTACTACGAAGACTACAGGTTCCAGACGTTCCTCAGCGAGGTCAAGACCGCGAAAATCCTCCTCGACTGGATAAACGAGGTTCCGGAGGCGCGTATTTACGAGACCTACAGTATAGACCCCGGTGACCTCTACCGCATCCTCGAACTTGCGGACTGGCTCATGTACTCCCTAATCGAGCTTTACAAGCTCTTCAGTCCGGAAAAAGATGTGCTGGACTACCTGAGAGACCTGCACCTCCGTCTGCGCCACGGCGTTCGCGAGGAGCTCCTGGAGCTGGTCAGGCTCCCGAACATCGGAAGGAAGAGGGCTAGGGCCCTCTACAACGCGGGCTTCAGAACACAGGAGGACATAATGCGCGCCAAGGTTAGGGACCTGCTGGAGGTTGAGGGTATAGGAATGAAGGTTGTCGAGGGACTGTTCAAGCACTTCGGCGTGGAAATGCCAAAGGGTGCTAAAAAGGACTCCAAAAAGGCGGAAAAAGCGCGGAAGGGAACCCTCGATGCTTTCCTGAAGTGA
- a CDS encoding dephospho-CoA kinase: MIIIVTGMPGSGKSRIVREFERRGFPSVSMGDIVREETAKRGLELTKENVAKVSIRLRQELGQNAVAKLTVEKVRRLLKDSRVVVIDGVRSLDEVGTFRSAFPDEEIIILAVHTPPHLRFERLRARGRHDDPKSWEDFEERDWKELKFGIGSVIAMADHMIVNDCDREEYEKRVRELVDRILAEH, translated from the coding sequence ATGATAATCATCGTGACTGGAATGCCGGGTTCGGGAAAGAGCAGAATCGTTAGGGAGTTCGAGAGGAGGGGCTTTCCGAGCGTTTCTATGGGTGACATCGTGAGGGAGGAAACCGCTAAGCGCGGACTTGAGCTCACCAAGGAGAACGTTGCCAAGGTGAGCATAAGGCTGAGGCAGGAGCTAGGCCAGAACGCTGTCGCGAAACTGACGGTGGAGAAGGTGAGGCGCCTCCTAAAGGACAGCAGGGTCGTCGTCATAGACGGTGTCCGCTCCCTCGACGAGGTCGGAACCTTCAGGAGCGCCTTCCCTGATGAGGAGATAATAATACTCGCCGTTCACACACCCCCGCACCTTCGCTTCGAGAGGCTCAGGGCCAGGGGCAGGCACGACGACCCCAAGAGCTGGGAGGACTTCGAGGAGCGCGACTGGAAGGAGCTGAAGTTTGGAATAGGAAGCGTCATCGCGATGGCAGACCACATGATAGTGAACGACTGCGACAGGGAAGAGTATGAGAAAAGAGTGCGGGAGCTCGTTGACAGGATTTTAGCCGAGCATTGA
- a CDS encoding ABC transporter permease, with the protein MSDFWVMAKKELWNLFRDKKLIFGLVVVPLILLPVMGKAVSVGMEQAQGETHVAIVNFDDGTYGSLLIKALEVAPNVTVTVVNATTLDEAIQQAIRQEQNVLVVIPSDFTAKLQANETATVEIYGIFTTISTGIKESVSEGRINAVLGILSDEIARLKVRNLGASNPDAILQPIRTESRSVINNNIVDISPTVVSSVIAAQAFTIPLIVFMMVMITSQMAAGAIASEKENKTLETLLTLPVARTKIVAAKIFGTAMMGLVAAIAYMIGMRYYMSSFGLGSSGVSLEDLGLTVTPTGALMFALVVFLTIIIALSLAMIVATFAEDVQSATTLVSAVILPLAFPAFLLMYTDINDLPAVVKYVLLAIPFTHPVVDYRYVLLSSYTPIAISMAYLAIVAVLILYATAWLFSTERILTAQVSWGRRKKKKAAE; encoded by the coding sequence ATGAGCGACTTCTGGGTGATGGCAAAGAAGGAGCTGTGGAACCTCTTCAGGGACAAGAAGCTCATCTTTGGCCTTGTAGTGGTTCCGCTGATTCTGCTCCCCGTGATGGGAAAGGCCGTCAGTGTTGGAATGGAACAGGCCCAGGGCGAAACCCACGTGGCGATAGTCAATTTCGACGACGGAACGTATGGTTCACTCTTGATAAAGGCCCTTGAGGTTGCCCCCAACGTCACGGTAACCGTTGTGAACGCTACGACGCTTGACGAGGCCATTCAGCAGGCCATCCGGCAGGAACAGAACGTCTTGGTGGTCATCCCTTCAGACTTCACGGCCAAGCTCCAGGCCAACGAGACCGCCACCGTCGAGATATACGGCATCTTCACGACCATAAGCACCGGAATAAAGGAGAGCGTCAGCGAGGGCAGGATAAACGCCGTCCTGGGGATACTCAGCGATGAGATAGCGAGGCTAAAGGTAAGGAACCTCGGTGCCAGCAATCCCGATGCCATTCTTCAGCCGATAAGGACCGAGAGCAGGTCCGTCATAAACAACAACATCGTGGACATCTCCCCCACGGTGGTTTCGAGCGTCATAGCGGCCCAGGCTTTCACGATACCGCTAATCGTCTTCATGATGGTCATGATAACCTCCCAGATGGCGGCTGGAGCCATAGCGAGCGAGAAGGAGAACAAGACCTTGGAGACTCTCCTGACCCTTCCGGTGGCGAGGACAAAGATAGTTGCGGCGAAGATATTCGGCACTGCCATGATGGGCCTTGTTGCGGCGATAGCGTACATGATAGGCATGCGCTACTACATGAGCTCCTTCGGACTGGGTTCGAGCGGGGTGAGCCTTGAGGATCTGGGCCTCACCGTCACCCCAACGGGAGCGCTGATGTTCGCCCTGGTGGTGTTCCTGACCATAATAATCGCCCTCAGCTTGGCCATGATAGTGGCAACCTTCGCCGAAGACGTCCAGAGCGCAACAACGCTGGTCAGCGCGGTTATCCTGCCCCTGGCGTTCCCGGCGTTCCTGCTGATGTACACGGATATCAACGACCTCCCGGCGGTCGTTAAGTACGTCCTGCTCGCGATACCTTTCACCCACCCCGTGGTGGACTACCGCTACGTCCTCCTCAGCAGCTATACGCCGATAGCGATAAGCATGGCCTATCTGGCCATAGTGGCGGTCCTCATACTCTACGCCACGGCGTGGCTGTTCTCAACGGAGAGGATTCTCACGGCGCAGGTGAGCTGGGGCAGGAGAAAGAAGAAAAAAGCTGCCGAGTGA
- a CDS encoding ABC transporter permease, whose translation MANLRKFLIRRLLTFIPTLIGVTLIVFLIAYVIPADVARAWAGGEKASQAYMEQIRRQYHLDEPWYDQYWFLISGLARNNIVDPRTSNYVFDDISERFPITFELALVAFFFILIIGIPLGIISALKRNTWVDTVIRFFALTGVSMPVFWLGYLLIYVFFVEVHWITLAGFPAPPEHQITHIPMIDALLTGDFDTLSQHIHRLWLPGFTLGFMGAGVLARFVRNSFLEAIGSDYVGFLKAKGVPKRGIYRHALKNAMVPIVTVLGLQFGGLLGGTPITETVFGLPGMGSYVIESIRNLDFPAVVAITMVFALIFLITNLVVDILYALIDPRVRY comes from the coding sequence TTGGCGAACCTGAGGAAGTTCCTAATAAGGAGGCTCCTCACATTCATACCGACCCTCATTGGAGTCACGCTCATAGTGTTTTTGATTGCGTATGTCATCCCCGCGGATGTTGCAAGGGCCTGGGCAGGGGGTGAGAAGGCAAGCCAGGCCTATATGGAGCAGATAAGGCGCCAGTACCATCTCGATGAACCCTGGTACGACCAGTACTGGTTCCTCATCAGCGGGCTGGCTAGGAACAATATAGTGGACCCAAGGACATCGAACTACGTTTTCGATGACATAAGTGAGAGGTTTCCCATAACGTTTGAACTGGCGTTGGTGGCGTTCTTCTTCATATTGATAATAGGCATTCCCCTCGGTATAATCTCAGCCCTCAAACGCAATACCTGGGTGGACACGGTTATAAGGTTCTTTGCCCTCACCGGTGTCTCGATGCCGGTTTTCTGGCTGGGTTATCTGCTCATCTACGTGTTCTTCGTTGAGGTGCACTGGATAACGCTCGCCGGCTTTCCAGCTCCTCCCGAGCATCAGATAACCCACATTCCGATGATAGACGCCCTCCTGACGGGAGACTTCGACACCCTCAGCCAGCACATTCACAGGCTCTGGTTACCAGGATTCACACTCGGTTTCATGGGCGCGGGTGTTCTGGCCAGGTTCGTCAGGAACAGCTTCCTCGAAGCCATAGGAAGCGACTACGTGGGCTTTCTCAAGGCCAAGGGAGTTCCCAAGAGGGGCATCTACCGCCACGCCCTCAAGAACGCCATGGTGCCGATAGTCACAGTTCTCGGCCTTCAGTTTGGTGGCCTCCTCGGAGGAACACCGATCACCGAGACGGTCTTCGGCCTGCCGGGAATGGGTTCGTACGTTATAGAATCCATCAGGAACCTCGACTTCCCCGCGGTTGTGGCTATAACCATGGTCTTCGCTCTGATATTCCTGATAACGAACCTGGTCGTGGACATACTCTACGCGCTGATAGACCCGAGGGTGAGGTACTGA
- a CDS encoding ABC transporter ATP-binding protein codes for MPEPILEVRDLTVHFYTYAGIVKAIERVSFDVYRGETFALVGETGCGKSVTSRALTQLIESPGRIVEGQVLYHREDGSTVDLLKLSEEEIRDVRGKEIAYIFQDPHASLDPLYTVGYQIAEAMVVHNTVKDWKEGFRKAVDILRRVLIPDPESRVKNYPHELSGGMKQRVVIGTGVSNNPKILIADEPTTALDVTVQAQILDLMNKLKEEYNTTVILITHNMGVVAEMADRVAVMYAGKIVEIGSVDQIFKNPLHPYTQGLLRAVPNPMAKIERLETIPGTVPNLIEPPSGCRFHPRCPRVMGICKEKVPELKEMEPGHFVACHLY; via the coding sequence ATGCCTGAGCCCATCCTTGAAGTCCGCGACCTGACCGTGCACTTCTACACCTACGCCGGCATAGTCAAGGCCATCGAGAGGGTTTCCTTCGATGTCTATCGCGGAGAAACCTTCGCTCTCGTTGGAGAAACTGGCTGTGGGAAGAGCGTCACCTCCAGGGCACTAACCCAGCTCATTGAGAGCCCAGGAAGGATAGTCGAGGGACAGGTTCTCTACCACAGGGAGGACGGCTCCACCGTTGACCTGCTCAAGCTAAGCGAGGAGGAGATAAGGGACGTTCGCGGAAAGGAGATAGCCTACATCTTCCAGGACCCCCACGCGTCTCTTGACCCGCTCTACACCGTTGGTTATCAGATAGCCGAGGCGATGGTCGTCCACAACACAGTCAAGGACTGGAAGGAAGGCTTCCGGAAAGCTGTGGACATACTCCGGCGCGTTCTCATCCCCGACCCGGAGAGCAGGGTGAAAAACTACCCCCACGAGCTGAGTGGAGGAATGAAGCAGCGCGTTGTTATAGGAACCGGCGTATCCAACAATCCGAAGATACTCATCGCCGACGAGCCGACTACTGCTCTCGATGTCACAGTCCAGGCCCAGATACTCGACCTCATGAACAAACTCAAGGAGGAGTACAACACCACTGTCATACTCATCACCCACAACATGGGAGTCGTCGCGGAGATGGCCGACCGCGTCGCCGTCATGTACGCAGGCAAAATAGTGGAGATAGGTTCCGTTGACCAGATATTCAAGAACCCGCTTCACCCGTACACTCAGGGACTCCTGCGTGCGGTTCCCAACCCCATGGCGAAGATTGAGCGCCTTGAGACTATACCAGGGACGGTTCCGAACCTGATAGAACCCCCCAGCGGCTGCCGCTTCCACCCGAGGTGTCCGAGGGTCATGGGCATCTGCAAGGAGAAGGTACCCGAGCTGAAGGAGATGGAGCCCGGCCACTTCGTGGCCTGCCACCTGTACTGA
- a CDS encoding ZIP family metal transporter — MLENFVTSLAEWILSISNGEIMWVAFYAGLFVALMTSLGAMVAIFAKNLPEGGVDFALSFAAGVMIVAAFTSLILPAIESTGSFAPAGVGIALGVLLIYAIDRVLPHEHLVKGYEGPKSMKNRLRKVWLLVIAVIIHNLPEGMAVGTSLVYNLEVGLVTTIAIGIQDFPEGTVVSLPLATIQRKRLQPIAMGVLSGFAEMAMVLLGAYFFTLFSWLLPYGLGLAGGAMLYVTVKEMIPEIYREEKSDTLITLGFFLGFYVMLFLDSMLG, encoded by the coding sequence GTGTTAGAGAACTTCGTGACCAGTCTCGCGGAGTGGATACTGAGCATCTCGAACGGCGAGATAATGTGGGTTGCCTTCTACGCCGGGCTTTTCGTCGCGCTGATGACTTCTCTCGGAGCCATGGTGGCGATATTCGCCAAAAACCTCCCCGAGGGAGGCGTTGACTTCGCGCTCAGCTTCGCCGCCGGGGTCATGATAGTTGCGGCCTTCACGAGCCTCATCCTGCCGGCGATAGAGAGCACTGGTTCCTTTGCACCCGCCGGAGTCGGAATAGCCCTCGGGGTGCTGCTCATCTACGCCATAGACCGCGTTCTCCCCCACGAGCACCTCGTCAAGGGCTACGAGGGTCCGAAGTCCATGAAGAACAGGCTGAGAAAGGTCTGGCTCCTCGTCATAGCCGTGATAATCCACAACCTGCCCGAGGGAATGGCCGTCGGAACCTCTCTGGTCTACAACCTGGAGGTCGGCCTGGTAACCACCATAGCCATCGGAATCCAGGACTTCCCGGAGGGCACGGTCGTATCTCTTCCCCTGGCGACGATACAGAGGAAGCGCCTGCAGCCGATAGCGATGGGTGTGCTGAGCGGCTTCGCTGAGATGGCGATGGTTCTCCTCGGCGCGTACTTCTTCACCCTCTTCTCCTGGCTCCTGCCCTACGGCCTCGGTCTGGCGGGAGGGGCGATGCTCTACGTGACGGTCAAGGAGATGATACCGGAGATATACAGGGAAGAAAAGAGCGACACGCTGATAACCCTGGGATTCTTCCTGGGCTTCTACGTGATGCTTTTCCTCGACTCAATGCTCGGCTAA